In the Hyphomicrobiales bacterium genome, one interval contains:
- a CDS encoding conserved hypothetical protein (Evidence 4 : Unknown function but conserved in other organisms) — MPIIARNHRQDAWQPLKDWPSDTYVQWGGRGVVLRADDEGGSYSTAFFEAMPAGGGFIRGEGKSIEEAEADAFARFAKEDACRPHRWGRRGYTNGGAKCLRCGSFRTAFKPIYEIGAWRAPLSATELSLLQMGGTRQRADDAPDVNRRRRHLYLRARLAGLTIPDAGDETDEDEFEQICRVLVARWFASRLPEMTSTEERPKSSLMGEVFDRMHLRSLMRDAIELGFLPPEMAPA, encoded by the coding sequence ATGCCGATCATCGCACGCAACCACAGGCAGGATGCCTGGCAGCCGCTGAAGGACTGGCCGTCGGACACCTATGTCCAGTGGGGCGGGCGAGGCGTGGTTCTGCGAGCGGACGATGAGGGCGGCTCCTACTCGACAGCGTTCTTCGAGGCCATGCCCGCCGGCGGCGGCTTCATCCGCGGCGAAGGCAAGTCGATCGAAGAGGCAGAGGCTGATGCGTTCGCTCGCTTCGCGAAGGAGGACGCTTGCCGGCCTCATCGCTGGGGGCGCCGCGGCTACACCAATGGCGGTGCAAAATGCCTGCGTTGCGGGTCCTTCAGGACGGCCTTCAAGCCGATCTACGAGATCGGAGCGTGGCGCGCTCCGCTCAGCGCGACGGAGCTATCCCTGCTGCAAATGGGTGGAACGCGTCAACGCGCAGATGACGCGCCCGATGTGAACCGGCGCCGGAGGCACCTCTACCTGCGGGCGCGCCTTGCTGGTCTGACGATCCCCGACGCCGGCGATGAGACTGACGAGGACGAATTCGAGCAGATCTGCCGCGTGTTGGTCGCTCGCTGGTTTGCCTCGCGTCTGCCGGAAATGACCTCGACCGAGGAGCGTCCGAAGTCATCGCTGATGGGAGAGGTGTTCGACCGCATGCACCTGCGATCGCTTATGCGCGACGCGATCGAGCTCGGGTTCCTGCCGCCGGAGATGGCTCCGGCCTAG